The Ziziphus jujuba cultivar Dongzao chromosome 1, ASM3175591v1 genome segment GAGTGTTTACTATGTAGGAAATTTTTGAGGCATGCTCAACCCTTAAAAGAAATACTGTCGAATTTTCTATAGGACGGTTCGTAGAGTTTCCCCTGAGATCATGGATGGGTCCTAACATGTGGTTTGTTGCTCCACTGTCAAAAGGCCACTCAGGATTAGAGATGATATCTAGTGAAGCATAATATGCAGATACGTTGGTGGTTAGAGTTGGTGAAACAAAATTCTTGTCAAAACGATGCCAACAGTCTACCACAGTATGTCCCCTACATGTGCATAATTGAAGTATTGACAAAAGGACCATACCGCCCCATGGCCTTTACATTGCCATGTCTTTGAGCCTACACTATGCCTCCACGGTTTGAATTAGGTGCAAATCCAGGGAGTCTCTATCTCTTCTAATTTCAACTGGCAACATTGAGTAGTAGGTTGCACTGGTATCATGATGTTATTGAGTCAAATTCTTGGATTAGTAGTAATGCAAGAACTTCAATTTCAAGGTGCAGCCCATGAGATTTAATGTTGGCCATTACCGTGTCACATTCAATTGGCAATCCATGTAGTAAATATAAGACAAAATCTTCTATACTTATAGTGTAACCAACCATGGATGGTTGGTCAAATATCTCCTTCACTTTGGCATAATACTCAATACCATTGAGCCCTTCCTTTTTGGTGGATTGAAGTTGAAGCTTCAGTTGCATCAATTTCACACAAGATTGAGTGCCAAAGAGCCTGTTTAGAGAATTCCATAGGTCAAAACAAgtttcaaattttgtaaatttagtTTGTACCTCAGTTGAAATTGAAGAATTAATCCATCCTCGTAATGCCTAATTAAGCAGATCCATAGCAAAATTTATGGATTTAGAACCTGCTTTGAGTTGTTGGTGCCATCTTTATCTTTCACGGCAATGAACTTTAGTAGTGGTAGAATTGTACCAAAAACAAACCGTTCAAGGTTGTTGTAGATAATAGCTGGGAGTTATGGGCTTTCCAAATCAGATAGATATTTTATTCCAATTTGAAAGGAAAGGTGTAGTTCGGTAAGGTAACTTGGCTTACTTGAAGAATAGATAAAGAGGCTGAGGTAATGAGAAACATGATGTTGGTCAGCTGCTCTGATAACATGGTGTAGTTCGGTAAGGTAACTTGGCTTACTTGAAGAATAGATAAAGAGGTTGAGGTAATGAGAGACATGATGTTGGTCAGCTGCTCTGATAACATGAAAgaattaatagaaaatatatgtttcaaaagatattttatattgacgTAAAGAATTGTATTTATACAATATACAAAGAGATAAGATAAGCATAGTAAAACTAATCAATAAGCCAATAAACATCACTAGGCCAATGTACATTCATAATGCTAAGACTTTATCTAACAGAAGAACTCTTATCAATATGGATCCTAGTTATCCAACGTTATCATAACTAATTAGAGTACTAACGTGTATTCCTAACAAGATGCCACAAATCTAGactcaaaagtcaaaaaaatGTCCATGaaataaagcatttttaatattcaattgACAAAGTGGCTAGCCTTTGAATACAACCAATCATAGGATAATTTGCACAATGGTATGCTTAACAACCAAACTGAAAGTATCATAATAGTCTAGCCCAAGATGCTAGTAAAAATCCTTTGCAAGTTATGTacgtcaattttttttttgttttttgtttttttttttttttaaagacaagCTTAATACTTGTCAATTGAATCATCATATTTATGCTTAGTTCAAGAAACCAATTTATACCCGATGATATCCTATTGAGGAAATGTTGGTACTAAATCCCATGTGTCATTATAAATGAGTGCATTATGGTATCAGAGTTGCACTAGAAATGGGTTATGATTTAATATGGTATTAGAGCTACACATCATTCAATTCCCATTACtgctaatttttaaaaattaattctctTCTCACATATTGGACTTCCTTATCGATTTTCTCTATTTAGGAGGTGCCAATACTTTAATCATTTATGGGTCTTTCCCCCATGTTCTAGACTATTGCTCCAATCGTTCATGGGTTCATCTTTCATCCCATGTTCTAACCCATAAATAAACAAGGATGCTATAGTATTAATAATGCTAGAGATAtatggtttttaaaaattaattcccTTTTCACATATTGAACTTTCTTATCGATTTTCTCTATTTAGGAAGTGCCAATCCTTCAATCATTTATGGGCTTTTCCCCATGTTCTAGCCCAATCCTCTCATCATTTATGGGTTCATCTTTCATTTCGCATTCTAACCCACAAATAAACAAGAGTGTTATAGTATCAATATTGCTCGAGTTATAAAAATgtatactaaatttatttatcaaataatgtgacagataatataataatttttaattggttgttttttttaattcacttatACATTTAAAggttcatttttatatattttggttatgtaaatatatcaattaacgATATTTTAATAAgtgtcatttaataaataaatttgataaatattttggtaccTATAACAGTACTATTAAAGTATATAACGCAATCCAGCCCACTACATTTAGGTTTGAGGTTTTGAGAACAGTGGCATCAATTTGTGTTTTGGATCTTACCATTTGTCATCAATGGTAATTACAACAAACTTATGTGGTGaattttaattagaatatttaattttattattttttatcctacAAAATCCAAAAGCAAACCATTTAATATTAAcgatttaaattgttttttggtATATAATTCTACTAGTGATCGTCTAACAATGATGTCCTATAGCATATTTCCTATGCTTTAATACTAAGCTCATGTTTATAGAAATGTAAATAAGCTGAATCGAGTTGAGTATTAGCATTCTCAAGCTCATCTCATATAAATTTAAGAGTACTCAagcacaaaatttttttaaattagttgTTTAAGCTCAGCTCAGCACATTTATGATAAGCTCGAGTTCACCTTGGCTCGACtcgttatattataataatttcaaaacttgaatatttgtttttttaaaataaaaattttaacagtaataattaataaactccatctattctattaatttaaatttaaaattatttaattttaaaaatttataaatttaaaacataaaaaatattgtttatgcattatatacatattcaatGTGGTTAAattcatattataatttttatttacatacacataaatgataaatttgaaCTATTTATGAAGTACTCATGAGCTTAATTTATCGCTTAAGATCAGCATGTGAACTTCATTTTCATTCAAGCTCGGCTCGTTTTTACAAATTGAGCTCGATCAAGCTAAAATTAAGACAATCACAAACTACTCGAGTTTATTTAGAGCCTTACATGCGTATCATCCTAGAAGTTTATGACTTTCTACCTTTATAGATACATCAGCCAAATGCAtcccttttattttaaaaaattgtagaaGCACCTcctcatataaaaattatatatccatgtatataaattttattacaatATCATCCCTTTTTGTACATGTATATCTatggttttgaatttttcacCTATAAATTGTCATATTTCgtataaacaatattaattaagttGTTACTGACATTTGTACACTTCATACATTTTAATTTACATGCACTCAAAAAGGTTATGTACGTACAACGGGGTAATACTgcgaaataaaaaaagagtatGTGAACCTATAATCCATTTCCAGGCCCAAATATTAGTAATTTCACCCAACTTAATGGTCAAGTCCAGTCCATTTGTAATTTGACCCAACTCAATGTTGCCTGatgttttacttttaattttaaatctgtattttttttttccctctcggCTGGATTCATCAATTTGGAATTTGGGATTGATGAATACCCTAAAACTGTTAGcttatttttaatcaaattaaataagtaCTTACAtgtaatcaaaagaaaaaaaaaaatacaaaacaaaagaaaagcagCTGCTTACATTAGTCATTGTTAGCTTACAAGTTGTGCTTTTCGGAGCCCCTTTCGAAGTTCcaataatcaatatttttccatttaccCAATATTTCTGatgaacaaattatatatattgtgtcATATATACCAATATTAAGTAAGAAATATATTTCTAATATAAggtaaaacaatattaatatgtcaagggttttattttaattaagtaaataataatcttTATCAATTATTACTTATCCAATAGAAGATGGAAATTATGTTTTCATAAATcaaaactatatacatatataattaatttatcatgGAAACATGATGATgcgaataaataaaaaaggtccAATTGATTAACTCATTTGATTTTACATGATAAtcctttaaaaatttattttttaatattaaaaatctaatttaagGAAGTGAATGTTTGAGCATAGACATTTAGATATCCATTATGTCTCTCAAAATAAActtgaatttatttttagaagaaCATTTAtctatgtgtatataaatatttttttgagccactatacatattatatacataatatgctttgaaaatttaaacatatttacTTAGCCATCATTTGGTAACAAGTTAGTttttagtatatttattttatttttattatatgtgatttgtttattttaaatttttgtatatatatatttaaggataatgaaaattattaaacatttcaaatacctataaagtttttttttttaataacaataaatttaatgggaagaaatatcaaattgaaaatcatttcaaaacattttaatttggtgtttactcttttttttcatttaaatttgtaGATAATTGATATGATTAACAAAGTATAACTAAATGATACAATAATTAGGCTTCAATGAGGATAttgtcaattttttaaattaaggctATATTAGCAGAATCATTTAAAACTTCTAATTtgataaatgataatatatcaTGTCAAATCCAAGGTTTCTACATGATTGAACCCACCTAAAAGTATccttattgtaattttattgtaCATTACAAACCCATATgattataaattgaaatttgaaaaaaatatacaaatatatatatatatagttttgatgaaatttgaaaaaaatatacaaatatacaaatatataaatatatatatatatatatcctaattTTATAAAGTCAGGATATAATTCAAATCAACTAAGAATAGATCATTTTCACTTTagcctaattttttttcattgtatCCTTACTTTATAAAATCATGATATCTTGACTAgataattattgtatatatatatatatatagttagactCAAATAGTTTCGATATGTTTCACTTTATCTAAATAAGATATTAGCATGTcactaaattcatatttaattactttttaaatttaaaattgtaatcCTTTATAGATGTTGGTTTAATAAAGTAAAGTAGACATTATTTAAGACTGATTATacatataaacataataattatcTAACCAAGatatcataattttataaaattaggataTAATGTATATAAGTCAAAATAAAGTACAAATGATCATTTTGcctaattgattttaaatgcaaaaaaaaaaaaaaaaaaaactattttcatcATAGCTTAATGATCATTAATAaacttatttatcaaatgacaaTTTAAATAGCTATCATtcaataattcatttttaaaattttaaaataaaaaattaaatataaagataGAATACTTTTGAAAAGAATAGATTTTTGGAGAATAGCTTAagctccaaaaaaataaataatagcaaagatccaatttcataaatgataataattcaCGCTTTAATTCAACAAAACAACATGAATAAATATGTTGTATAACTATaatccttcaaaaaaaaaaacaaaaaggtaaaATCTTAACTGAGCTAAAATTTATCAACAAACTAATATTACCAAACACTAATGGTAAATAAAAGTAACATAAAACTTTTGATAGAAACACCTAAAAATCTACTAACCTAATAatctaaaaaatcaaataataaatatttgagatGATAACATAAGACAAATTTACATTTTGAATTGAGAAACTACACTCaattaaccataaaaaaaaaaattaaaaacgaaaAACCATGTTACTAaaagattatttataattatttattttcatctagATGAAGGACTTAAACTCAatgttttttgataaataatttaaactCAGTGTTGTTGTTTGAGAACACAATCACGACGGATGGAATTACAAGACATTTTTGTTGTCTTTTGTTAAAGcatggaaatttaaaatatcaagaGTAGACAAATTAAAGTAATGcatgtgaaaagaaaaaagaagattagataaaataaaatattagaagcCTTAGATGACAGGTGGCAATTTCGGCTGTGTCGTTTTACATTTGTAGGaaagaagtttggaaattttccAGAAGATACTCCAATCTTCGTTTCTTATAGATTCTTGTATTATTCTAAAATCAGAATACGCGGAGACACTGGAAAaccaaataacaaaaatatttccgCTTAAAGGAAATTGGAAGACATTTTTTATCCTACGATTTCCGCTTCTTCGTTGCTTTTTCATTTTACCCAACCCTGTTCAGAATTCGGATCATCGTTTCATTGTGAACAAGCATGTCTGCGTACAGATGGAAGAATTTCGACGAAGAAGAAGACCGACCCGAAAAGCCTCGCAGGTACGGAGTCACGGAGATGAGAGGCCCAAACTACAACCTCCTCAGCCAGAATGTTCTCCAGGTACTCCGTTTCTGTAatttatattactaattacCATTTTGAGATTCGATATTTAATAAGCTAGTAATTAGTGACCCTTTACATGTCAAGCTCAGTTTTAATTGCTTTGCATAATTATGCGGAGTTGGGTTTGGGAAATTGCTGATAAAGTCGCAAATTTCCCAATTCTTCTTTGATGAATGCCATTTAATTTCAACACCAGGGAGTTTCCGAGTTCCCACCATTATTAGTAGTCGGGTTTTTCGTTAATCTATCATGACCTAGTGAATTTGAAGAATTGGGTTTTGGGAGGTGGATCAATGTTTAGTTGTGTGGGGAAATAATGGTTTTGTGTGCAGGATATATTCGAGTCCATGGGGCAGTTTGTGGATGGGTTGAAGTTCTCTGGAGGGTCTCATAGCTTGATGCCAACGTCGTTTGTCAAACAAGTGATTGACATGGCTCACAAGCATGACGTTTATGTCAGTACCGGTGATTGGGCTGAGCATGTTCTTCACAAAGGTCCATCGGCTTTCAATCAATATCTGGATGTGAGGCCTTTATGAAGGATTTTCATGTTACAAGTTTAACTTTGATATCATCATTGCTAGAGGTCGTTTCTAATTGTCATGGCATTTGGCGTGTTAATGTGATCTCATTTAGGAGTGCAAGCAGTTGGGATTCGACACGGTCGAGGTGAATGTGGGATCGCTGGAAGTCCCCGAAGAAACGCTCTTGAGATTCGTGCGTCTAGTTAAGAGAGGTGGTATGAAAGCGAAGCCTCAGTTTTCTGTGAAGTTTAAGGAGTCTGATCTTCCAGTTGGGGGTGACAGAGCATTTGGAGCTTATATTGTTCCAAGGCCTCCATCATCTGGTATGACTAAATATCTCCCAAAGAATTTATTCTGacctttctttttagttttcttcaatCTCAACAATATGGTCTGTAGAGAGGAGGGATAACTGTGCATAAAAATTAATGACAGAGTAATTAGGCTATCTTCCAGGAATGCTATATGGTTTGGACCACTCACTGGTGTAATTGGTGAACTAAGAATGATTATTTTCCTTATCTCTAGCATTAGTTTTTCATTAGTAGTTTTTCAGTAAAAATAAACATGAAGTCCTGGCATCAAATAAACATAGTTGAATTGAGGTCAGAAGATGTGAAAATAAGTTTTGGTGTCCATGCAGGGTTAACAGGAGTGGCATGCATTTTGGGGGTAAGGGATAAGGTTAAGCCTAACTTTTGGTCAATTGTGGTGACTGTAACAGAGAATGAATGGCTTTTTATATGTGTGTCAACAAAGCAAATTTTCAAGCGCTAGCTTCTCTTTGATTTCTTTGTTGTTAGATATCAAATCTATATGGCAACCGTTTTACAAACAATTGAGCAGGGCATGCTATAACTTAAAGCAAAAAGAAGTCAAGAATCTACTTCTGAAAGGGTGAATGCGAAAGACAGCCTAATTTGCTAAATATATAACTCCTTTTCATTGATTTGTACAACATTTTAAGCATTAGTATCCTATTCACTTTGAGATATAGACTGGAAGATTCCTTATTATTGTGCAAAGGTGATCAGacgcaaataaaaataaaaaacactaaTGCATGTTACCTGAATAAGGAAGTTGCAAATTTGCAAAATGTAGAAGGGCATTATGACTAACAGAAGAAATTTTAAGGACTTTCACAGTAGCCACTAAAATCATACAgtatccaaaaaagaaaataagaaccTATCTTTAGCTTGTAATGTTCAGCCAAAAGTGTTTACAACTTCAGATAATTGAGCTCCAAGATAGTCCAAAGTTCTGAAATCATGTTCTGAAAGTGATAGCTGTTATATCTCATATCTGTTATAATAATCTTCTTAAAACTGCTTCATTGGCATTAATTATCATCCCCTCCATATGCACCTTGATACTTTGTCTAACTTTAGTTGGTAGCAATAACTTTGGTTggtaacaattttaattaataaattgaccTTTCAAGAAGTATGTTTGTTTTGGTATTAGCATTGTTTGTTTAATTTGGGCTAATGTTTTTCCTTTCTCTGAAATTTAGACTTGCATTTGTAAAATCTTGTGGTTGCTGGTTAGTAGGTAGGTTAGGCGGAAAACAAACTTTAACATGAAAGATGTTCTGGATTTGGGAATGAGGTCTCCAACACAATTTTTGCGTTTTGGCACTTCCTGAGAACTGTTATTGCATTCATCCTACATGCATTTAATGTGTTTACATTATTAACTTATTGATGACTGGATCATGTGAatggattctaaaatttgtATTTGTTTCCATAGAATTAGTGGAAGATGTTGATCTTTTAATCCGAAGGGCTGAAAGATGCTTGGAAGCTGGGGCAGACATGATAATGATTGATGCTGATGATCTCTGCAAACATGCTGATTCTGTACGAGCAGACATAATTGCTAAAGTCATTGGGCGGCTTGGTCTTGAGAGGACCATGTTTGAAGCATCAAATCCCAGGACCTCTGAGTGGTTCATCAAACATTATGGTCCAAAGGTATGTTTATCTTCTactcatttttttcttcattattgCGTGAGTGTCTTCAATTTCATGTTTTTCCTTCTCATTTGCCTATATGGCTAGGTTAATCTCTTTGTGGATCATTCTCATGTGATGGACCTCGAGTGCCTCCGTGGACGCAATTTGGGCAAAAATCATAAATCTGTACTTGGTTCCTCTAACTTTTTGTTCTGATCAGCTGGTTGCTACTTTTAAGtcaaggaccaaaaaaaaaaaaaaaaattgtttttatgtaGACATTTCTATTACTTGTTGGAGCTGATTGTGTTGTATGTGTTGTTGCTGATACATAACACATGTTCAGTAAAATCCATGTGTGTAAAGAGAGTGAAGTTTGGCAGTCATTGAGCAAAGCTCATTACAGATCTTGTGCGAATGAGGTGTGTGTATAACAACTATCGGTATGTGCCTGCGTTCATGAAGCTCCTAGTTTACCAAGTTTCTCTGTATTAAAGTCTATAAATCTGGAGCTATAGCATTTTATGCTTTCTTCCAGATATTCTTTATTTGGCAAGCATTGCAATTTGATAAGCGTTATTTTGGAGCCACTACATGCTAAGATGACACAATTCAAACTATGGTAATACGTAAAAGATTAATTAGACAATATTATgactttcaaaattcaaaaataaataaaaactaaaaatgcgATGGGTTATTGTGTGATTTTCAAAAGTATGTGGCTAGATGCGCAAGAAGAATAGAACAGGGAATTGATggcatttttgtaatttatcGTATAACTAATTGTCTTTCCAATTTAGTATcaatattgaattttctttttctaaattagaTAGTAGTGAAAAGTTAAAACTACATGCCTATTACGAATTTATTGCAAATGAAAATTACCAAAGAAAC includes the following:
- the LOC107421311 gene encoding protein HEAT-STRESS-ASSOCIATED 32 → MSAYRWKNFDEEEDRPEKPRRYGVTEMRGPNYNLLSQNVLQDIFESMGQFVDGLKFSGGSHSLMPTSFVKQVIDMAHKHDVYVSTGDWAEHVLHKGPSAFNQYLDECKQLGFDTVEVNVGSLEVPEETLLRFVRLVKRGGMKAKPQFSVKFKESDLPVGGDRAFGAYIVPRPPSSELVEDVDLLIRRAERCLEAGADMIMIDADDLCKHADSVRADIIAKVIGRLGLERTMFEASNPRTSEWFIKHYGPKVNLFVDHSHVMDLECLRGRNLGKNHKSVLGSSNFLF